In Bos mutus isolate GX-2022 chromosome 10, NWIPB_WYAK_1.1, whole genome shotgun sequence, a single window of DNA contains:
- the SRSF5 gene encoding serine/arginine-rich splicing factor 5 isoform X1: MSGCRVFIGRLNPAAREKDVERFFKGYGRIRDIDLKRGFGFVEFEDPRDADDAVYELDGKELCSERVTIEHARARSRGGRGRGRYSDRFSSRRPRNDRRNAPPVRTENRLIVENLSSRVSWQDLKDFMRQAGEVTFADAHRPKLNEGVVEFASYGDLKNAIEKLSGKEINGRKIKLIEGSKRHSRSRSRSRSRTRSSSRSRSRSRSRSRKSYSRSRSRSRSRSKSRSVSRSPVPEKSQKRGSSSRSKSPASVDRQRSRSRSRSRSRSVDSGN; encoded by the exons ATGAGTGGCTGTCGAGTATTCATCGGGAGGCTAAATCCGGCGGCCAGGGAGAAAGACGTGGAAAGATTCTTCAAGGGGTATGGACGAATAAGAGATATTGATCTGAAAAGAGGCTTTGGTTTTGTG GAATTTGAAGATCCCAGGGATGCGGATGATGCTGTATATGAACTTGATGGAAAAGAACTCTGCAGTGAAag GGTTACAATTGAACATGCTAGGGCTCGATCTCGAGGTGGAAGAGGTAGAGGACGCTACTCAGACCGTTTTAGTAGTCGCAGACCTCGAAATGATAGACG AAATGCTCCACCTGTAAGAACAGAAAATCGGCTTATAGTTGAGAATTTATCTTCAAGAGTCAGCTGGCAG GATCTCAAAGATTTCATGAGACAAGCTGGGGAAGTAACCTTTGCGGATGCACATCGACCTAAATTAAATGAGGG ggTAGTTGAGTTTGCCTCTTATGGTGACTTAAAGAATGCTATTGAAAAACtttctggaaaagaaataaatgggagaaaaatcaaattaattgaAGGCAGCAAAAGGCACAG taGGTCACGAAGCAGGTCTCGTTCCCGTACTAGGAGTTCCTCGAGGTCTCGTAGCCGATCTCGTTCCCGGAGTCGCAAGTCTTACAGCCGGTCCAGGAGCCGGAGTCGGAGCCGGAGCAAGTCTCGTTCTGTTAGTAGGTCTCCTGTGCCTGAGAAGAGCCAGAAACGTGGTTCTTCAAGTAGATCTAAGTCTCCAGCATCTGTGGATCGCCAGAGGTCCCGGTCCCGGTCCCGATCAAGGTCCAGATCAGTTGACAGTGGCAATTAA
- the SRSF5 gene encoding serine/arginine-rich splicing factor 5 isoform X2 — translation MSGCRVFIGRLNPAAREKDVERFFKGYGRIRDIDLKRGFGFVEFEDPRDADDAVYELDGKELCSERVTIEHARARSRGGRGRGRYSDRFSSRRPRNDRRNAPPVRTENRLIVENLSSRVSWQDLKDFMRQAGEVTFADAHRPKLNEGVVEFASYGDLKNAIEKLSGKEINGRKIKLIEGSKRHRSRSRSRSRTRSSSRSRSRSRSRSRKSYSRSRSRSRSRSKSRSVSRSPVPEKSQKRGSSSRSKSPASVDRQRSRSRSRSRSRSVDSGN, via the exons ATGAGTGGCTGTCGAGTATTCATCGGGAGGCTAAATCCGGCGGCCAGGGAGAAAGACGTGGAAAGATTCTTCAAGGGGTATGGACGAATAAGAGATATTGATCTGAAAAGAGGCTTTGGTTTTGTG GAATTTGAAGATCCCAGGGATGCGGATGATGCTGTATATGAACTTGATGGAAAAGAACTCTGCAGTGAAag GGTTACAATTGAACATGCTAGGGCTCGATCTCGAGGTGGAAGAGGTAGAGGACGCTACTCAGACCGTTTTAGTAGTCGCAGACCTCGAAATGATAGACG AAATGCTCCACCTGTAAGAACAGAAAATCGGCTTATAGTTGAGAATTTATCTTCAAGAGTCAGCTGGCAG GATCTCAAAGATTTCATGAGACAAGCTGGGGAAGTAACCTTTGCGGATGCACATCGACCTAAATTAAATGAGGG ggTAGTTGAGTTTGCCTCTTATGGTGACTTAAAGAATGCTATTGAAAAACtttctggaaaagaaataaatgggagaaaaatcaaattaattgaAGGCAGCAAAAGGCACAG GTCACGAAGCAGGTCTCGTTCCCGTACTAGGAGTTCCTCGAGGTCTCGTAGCCGATCTCGTTCCCGGAGTCGCAAGTCTTACAGCCGGTCCAGGAGCCGGAGTCGGAGCCGGAGCAAGTCTCGTTCTGTTAGTAGGTCTCCTGTGCCTGAGAAGAGCCAGAAACGTGGTTCTTCAAGTAGATCTAAGTCTCCAGCATCTGTGGATCGCCAGAGGTCCCGGTCCCGGTCCCGATCAAGGTCCAGATCAGTTGACAGTGGCAATTAA